The Actinomycetota bacterium genome includes the window CGCCTCGATCGGCGTGGACGGATGGGGGGTGGACTACGGGCTGCTCGACGGCCGGGGAGCGCTGCTGTCGCCGCCCTACTGCTACCGGGACGAACGCACCGACGGCTGGCGGACCACCGCCGAGCGGATCGGCGCCGACCACCTCTACGCCGTCACCGGCATCCAGCTGCTGCACCTCAACACGATCTTCCAGCTCGCCGCCCACGACCGGTCCGAGCTCAGGCGCGCCGCCAGGCTGCTGCTCCTCCCCGACCTCGTGGTTCGGATGCTGACCGGGTTCGAGGGCGCCGAGCGGTCCAACGCCTCCACCACCGCGCTGCTGGACGCCCGGACGGGCGCCTGGTCGGCCGAGCTGCTGGAGGCGGTGGGCCTCGATCCCGCCCTGCTCCCAGCAATCGTCCCGGCCGGCCTGGCGGTCGGCTCCTGGCGGGGTGTGGGCGTGCACACGGTGGGCAGCCACGACACCGCCTCGGCCTTCGTCGGGGTCCCGGGCGTCCCCGGATCCGGAAGCGTGGTGGTGTCCAGCGGCACCTGGGTGCTGGTCGGCGCCGAGCGGCCGACCGCCGACACGTCCGAGAAGGCCAGAGACGCCAACTTCTCCAACGAGGCCGGCGCGCTCGGCGGTGTCCGCTTCCTGAAGAACGTGACGGGCTTCTGGCTCCTCGAGCAATGCCGCGCCGCCTGGGGCAACCCGACCATCGAGGAGCTGGTCGCGGCGGCGGCCGGCGTGCGCGGGCCGGTCAGGGTCGTGGATCCCGCCGACGCCCGCTTCCTGGCGCCCGCCGACATGGAAACGGAGATCCGGGCCGCGGCGGGGCTCGGCACCGCGGCCTCCCGTGCCGAGGTGGTGCGCTGCATCCTCGAGTCCATCGCCTCGGCGACCGCCCGGGTCGCCGACGAGCTCGTGGCGGTCACCGGCACCCCGGTCGACGAGGTGCTCGTCGTGGGGGGTGCCGCCCGCATCCGCCTCATGAACGAGCTCTATGGCCGCCACGCCGGCGTGCCGGTGACCGTCGGGTCGCCGGAGGCGACCGCGCTCGGCAACGCCGTGATCCAGGGGCTGGCGCTGGGCCAGTTCGAACGCCTCGAGGACGCGCGCCGGTGGCTGGCGATCGGGGCGGAGCGTCTTGTGATGTGATGTAATGTGATGAGTTACTCCCGTTCACACGGAGGGACCCTATCGCTGCCGTAGCCCCAAGCAGTCAATACGAGCGGCTCAACCTGATCGAACAGCGGATCAGGGAGACCGGCACCGTGCGCATCGACCGGCTCGCGACCGAGTTCGGCGTCAGCGAGATGACCATTCGCCGTGACCTCGATGAGCTCGAGGCGCTCGGCGTGGCCCGTCGCATCCGCGGGGGCGCGGTGGCCATGGGCCCCGAGCCGTTCGCCGAGCGCCACCGGCACAACGCTCGCGCGAAGGCCCGGATCGCGGGCAAGCTGCTCGACCTGGTCCCCACCCGGGGCACGATCGCCTTCGATGCGTCCTCCACCGTGTACCGGCTGGCCGCCGCGCTCGACGGCGCCCAGGACCTGGTGGTCGTCACCAATGGCCTGGACACCTTCCAGACCCTGGTCGGGAAGCCGGGCGTGGTCGCCACCCTGACCGGCGGATCCGTGGAGCCCCGGACCGGGAGCCTGGTCGGGCCGGTCGCCATCCGCGGCGCAGGGGACTTCCTCTTCGACGTGTTCGTGTGCTCGGCGGCCGCGGTCGACCCGGCGGTCGGCTCGTCCGAGCCGAGCCTGGAGGAGGCACAGGTCAAGCGGGCCCTCAGCGCCGCGGCGTCGCGCGTCGTCCTGGCCGTCGACCACAGCAAGCTCGGCGCCCGCGCCCAGGCCCGCATGTTCGCGCTCGACGAGATCAGCCTTCTCGTGACCGACCTCGAGCCGGACGACGCCCGCCTCAACCCCTACCGGGCGAGCGTCGAGGTCCGCTGAGATCCCATGAACCGGATCGGCTTCGTCCTCAAGGTCCGGCCCGACCTCCTCGACGACTACAAGCGCCACCACCAGGCGGTCTGGCCGGAGATGCTGGAGGCCCTACGCCGCAACGGGTGGCACAACTACACGCTGTTCCTGCGGCCCGACGGGACCTTGTTCGGCTACTTCGAGACCGAGGGCAGCCTCGAGGAGGCCTTGGCCGGCATGGCGGCCGAGCCGGTGAACGAGCGCTGGCAGGCGCTGATGGCCCCCTACTTCACCGGCTCCGGCCGCCATGCCGACCAGATGATGGAAGCGCTCGAGGCGGTCTTCCACCTGGACTAGGTCAGCCGACGTTGTCCTTGTCGTACTTGGTGAATGGGCCCATGAGGATGCGCAGCCCGTTGTCGCGAGTTGGATCCTTCTCGACCGTGTAGTCACCCATGCGGCCCGCCTTGAACTTGGCCCCCTCCTCGGCCTTGATCTGGTCCGTGGCCACGCCGTAGGCCGCGTAGAAGGTGAGGTAGCCGAGGTCGGTGAAGCTCCACAGGGCGAACTGCGGTGCGCAGCCGTTCTGGGTGTATGCCTTCATCTCGTCGGGCAGCCCCAGCCCCGACACCTTGACCTTGTCGCAGAGCTTCTCGTCCTGCATGGCCTTGGCGGCGGCCGCGATGCCCACGGTGGTGGGCGCCATGATGAGCTTCAGGTCGGCGTGCTTGTCGACCAGGGCGAGGGCCTCGTTGTAGGACTTCTCCGACTCGTCGTTGCCGTACACGGTGTCGACGAGCTCGAGCTTGGAGTACTTCGGGTCCTTGAGGGCCTCCTTCATGGCGGCGATCCAGGCGTTCTGGTTGGCCGCGTCCGGCGACGCGGACAGGATGGCGAACCTGCCCCCGTCGGCGCCGAGGATCTCCAGCGCCATGTCCGCCATCACGGTGCCGGTCTCGTCGAAGTCCACCTGGGCCACGAACAGGCTCTCGCCCTCGCCGGACGGGATCGGCGAGTCCCAGCTCACGACCTTGACGCCTGCATCCACGGCTGACTTCACGGCCGGCTCGATCTGGTCCCCGGCGTTGTTGGAGATCATGACCGCGTTCACGCCCTGGGTCGCGGCGTTCGTCACGATCTCGATCTGCCCGGCGACGCTGTTGTCGGCGGTTGGCCCGAGGAACTGTGCGGCGTCCACGCCGAGCTCTCTCGCCGCCTCCTGCGCGCCCTGGTTGGCCTGGTCGAAGACCGCCACCCCGGTGAACTTCGGCAGCAGGATCGACTTGAACTCCTTGCCACCCTGGAGCGTGACCACACCCTCGGCCGCGCCCGCCTGTGAGGTGGTCTCCGTCGGCTCCTCGGACCCACCGCCGCAGGCCGCAGCGAGCAGGGCAAGGCTGATCACGCCGGCCAGCAGCGAAAGCCGCGTCTTCATTCCTTCCTCCTTGTGGTCGACGGGCTATCCGCGGTGTGCGGTGCGGTTCGGGTCTGTCACGACGGGCCTCACCTCCCCGGCGCCGGTGTCGCTTGAGGCTGGTGGCGGCATCACCGCGGGGCCGGACCGGCGGCGCCAGCTTCCCAAGCGATCGACGAGGTTGGGGACCAGCACCGAGGCGATCAGCAGCGCCCCGATGATCCCGGTCTGGGTGGTGGCCTGGATGTTGGCCAACCCCAGGCCGGAGCGGAGATTGAGGATGATGAGGATCGAGAGGGCGACGCCGACGAGGGTGCCCGAGCCCCCGAAGATGCTCACCCCTCCCAGCAGCACCATCGTGATGATGTCGAGCTCGAATCCCTCGGCCAGGTTGCCGCGGACCGATCCCAGCCGGGCCGCGAACAGCACCCCGGCCAGCCCGGCCACGAACCCCGACGTGGTCAGCAGGGCCAGCTTGACGCGGGCGACACTGATCCCCGAGTAGCGGGCGACCTCGGCGTTGTTGCCGATCACATAGACGGAGCGGCCGAACGCGGTGCGCTGGAGGACGACTCCGGCCGCCACGATCCCCACGACGAAGATGATGAACGCGAGCGAGAAGCGGCCGACCAGCGGATCCTGGCCCAGCCGGTCGAACCACTCGGGAAAGTCGCCGATCGACCGGTCCCCGACCAGGACGCGGGCCGCGCCCCGGAAGCCGATCAGGCCCGCGATCGTCACCACCAGCGACGGGAGCCCCATCCGGGCCACGAACAGCCCGTGGAGCAGGCCCGCTCCCGCACCAGCGAGCAGCGCGACGACCACGGCGACAGCGAAGGGGACAGAGCCACCCTCGTGGAGGGCGGCCACCACGGCCGCGGAGAAGCCCATCACCGAGGCGACCGAGAGGTCGATCTCACCGTTGATGATGACCAGGGTCATGATCACGGCCACGATCGCCTTCTCGATCGAGAGCTGGAACATGTTCACGAAGTTCCCTGTCCGCAGGTAGAACGGCGACAGGGACACGTTCACCGCGACCACGCCGAGGAGGATCGCCGCCAGCAGCAGCTCGGTCCTCCAGCGCAGCACCCGGTCACGCATCCGTCGTCGCCTCCCGCTCCGGCGGCTTGGTCGAATGCCGGGCGGGTGACGTCCAGAACCGCCGCAGCCGCTTGCCGATGGCGACGTCGCCCGCGATGGCGAGCAGGATGAGCGCGCCCAGGACGGCGTCGCGCCAGAACACGCTGATCTCGGGCACCCGCACCAGGCTCAGTTCGAGGAGGTCGATGAGCAGCGCTCCCAGCAGCGCCCCGATCAGGGTGCCCGAGCCGCCGAGGATGCTGACTCCGCCGACCACGGCTGCGGCGACCGAGGCCAGCTCCAGGCCCTGGCCCGCGGCGACCGTGATCGTCCCGAACCGGGACAGGAACATGAAGCCCGCCAGCCCAGACAAGGCCCCGCACATGGCGAACGCCCCCAGGGTGATGCGCTCGGTGGGAAGGCCTTCCTGCCGGGCCGCGTCGGGGTTGGAGCCAACGGCATAGACCCAGCGGCCCCAGCGGAGCCTCCCCAGCGCGAGCTGGAGGGCCACGATCACCACCACCGCCACGGTCAGGACCAGGCGGATGTCGAGCCCGCCGAGGCTGACGACCGTCCGTTGCGGGAACTCCACGAGCCACTGGGGCAGCGAGTCGGCCGTGATGGTGCGCGAGTTCGCGTGGTCGATCAGCCAGGTCCGGTAGATCGCCAGCGTCCCAAGGGTGACGATGATCGACGGCACCCGCCCGTAGGCCACGAGCGTCCCGTTCAGGAGCCCGAGGACGCAGCCCATGAGCATCGCCAGGCCGACTGCGAGCACGGGTGCGGTGGTCTGGTGCGCGGCCAGATACTCGCCCGTCACATACGCCGTCACACCCACGATCGAGCCGACCGACAGGTCGATGTTGCGGGTCAGGATCACGATCGTCTGCGCCGCCGCCAGGACCGCCGTGATCGCCATGCTGGTCGTCACCCGGTTGAAGAAGCTGCCGCTCAGGTAGTTGTCGACGAGCTGGCTGAAGACGAGGACCGAGACCCCGATGACGGCCAGAAGCGACAGCTCCCGCAGCCGTTCCGGCCGCAGCTTCGGCCGTGGCCGCCGGCCGTCTGCCACTCGCTCCGCCGGCCCGGCCGCGGTGCCGCTCATGCGGCCCCCATGGCGGCCGTGATGATGCCCTCCTCGGTCGCCTCCGAGCGGCCGAACATCCCCACCTGCCGGCCTTCGCGCATCACCAGGATGCGGTCGCTCATCGCGAGCACCTCCGGCAGATCGGAGGAGATCAGGATGATCGCCATGCCGGAGCGGGCCAGCTCGTCGATGATGTGATGGACCTCGGCCTTGGCGCCGACGTCGATCCCGCGGGTGGGCTCGTCGAGGATGAGCACGGTCGGCTCGGCGTTGAGCCACTTGGCGAGCATGGTCTTCTGCTGGTTGCCTCCGGAGAGCCGCTCGACCGGCGTCTCCAGCGAGGGTGTGCGGATGCTGAGCCGGCGCCGGAACCGGTCGGCAACGGCGTGCTCGGCGGAGCTGTCGACCAGCCTGAGCCGCGTCACGTACCGGTCGAGGGTGGCCAGCGTGATGTTCGCGGTGACCGACTGGGGCAGGGAGAGGCCCAGGTGACGGCGGTCCTCGGATAGGTAGGCGATCCCGTGGCGCAGCGCCTCACGCGGTGAGCGGATCACCACCGGTCGGCCGTCCAACTCCACACTGCCGGACTCCGCCGGGGCGATCCCGAACAGCGCGAGCGCGACGTCGGTCCGCCCGGCGCCGACCAGGCCGGCGAGGCCCAGCACCTCGCCCTTGTGGACCTCGAAGCTCACGTCCCCGAAGGCGCCGGTCCTCCCGATTCCCGAGACGCGAATGGCCAAGCCACCCCGAGGATGTTCGGTTCGTGCAAAGAACTCCGACATCTCCCGGCCGACCATGTCCTGGATCGCCCGCTGGGGGGTGACCTTGTCCCTGGGTCTGGAGGAGATGCGCCTGCCGTCGCGCAGCACGGTCACGCGGTCGGCGATCTCGAACACCTCGTCGAGCCGGTGGCTGATGAACAGCACGGCCACGCCACCCGCGGTGAGGTGGCGAACCTGCCG containing:
- a CDS encoding L-rhamnose mutarotase, which encodes MNRIGFVLKVRPDLLDDYKRHHQAVWPEMLEALRRNGWHNYTLFLRPDGTLFGYFETEGSLEEALAGMAAEPVNERWQALMAPYFTGSGRHADQMMEALEAVFHLD
- a CDS encoding ABC transporter permease — protein: MSGTAAGPAERVADGRRPRPKLRPERLRELSLLAVIGVSVLVFSQLVDNYLSGSFFNRVTTSMAITAVLAAAQTIVILTRNIDLSVGSIVGVTAYVTGEYLAAHQTTAPVLAVGLAMLMGCVLGLLNGTLVAYGRVPSIIVTLGTLAIYRTWLIDHANSRTITADSLPQWLVEFPQRTVVSLGGLDIRLVLTVAVVVIVALQLALGRLRWGRWVYAVGSNPDAARQEGLPTERITLGAFAMCGALSGLAGFMFLSRFGTITVAAGQGLELASVAAAVVGGVSILGGSGTLIGALLGALLIDLLELSLVRVPEISVFWRDAVLGALILLAIAGDVAIGKRLRRFWTSPARHSTKPPEREATTDA
- a CDS encoding ABC transporter permease, which encodes MRDRVLRWRTELLLAAILLGVVAVNVSLSPFYLRTGNFVNMFQLSIEKAIVAVIMTLVIINGEIDLSVASVMGFSAAVVAALHEGGSVPFAVAVVVALLAGAGAGLLHGLFVARMGLPSLVVTIAGLIGFRGAARVLVGDRSIGDFPEWFDRLGQDPLVGRFSLAFIIFVVGIVAAGVVLQRTAFGRSVYVIGNNAEVARYSGISVARVKLALLTTSGFVAGLAGVLFAARLGSVRGNLAEGFELDIITMVLLGGVSIFGGSGTLVGVALSILIILNLRSGLGLANIQATTQTGIIGALLIASVLVPNLVDRLGSWRRRSGPAVMPPPASSDTGAGEVRPVVTDPNRTAHRG
- a CDS encoding FGGY-family carbohydrate kinase encodes the protein MRVLAVDLGATSVRVVAVDLGAPEPGAQVLHRWRHQPVRHQDGSLRWDWHGILREVERGLELGLAAGPVASIGVDGWGVDYGLLDGRGALLSPPYCYRDERTDGWRTTAERIGADHLYAVTGIQLLHLNTIFQLAAHDRSELRRAARLLLLPDLVVRMLTGFEGAERSNASTTALLDARTGAWSAELLEAVGLDPALLPAIVPAGLAVGSWRGVGVHTVGSHDTASAFVGVPGVPGSGSVVVSSGTWVLVGAERPTADTSEKARDANFSNEAGALGGVRFLKNVTGFWLLEQCRAAWGNPTIEELVAAAAGVRGPVRVVDPADARFLAPADMETEIRAAAGLGTAASRAEVVRCILESIASATARVADELVAVTGTPVDEVLVVGGAARIRLMNELYGRHAGVPVTVGSPEATALGNAVIQGLALGQFERLEDARRWLAIGAERLVM
- a CDS encoding rhamnose ABC transporter substrate-binding protein, encoding MKTRLSLLAGVISLALLAAACGGGSEEPTETTSQAGAAEGVVTLQGGKEFKSILLPKFTGVAVFDQANQGAQEAARELGVDAAQFLGPTADNSVAGQIEIVTNAATQGVNAVMISNNAGDQIEPAVKSAVDAGVKVVSWDSPIPSGEGESLFVAQVDFDETGTVMADMALEILGADGGRFAILSASPDAANQNAWIAAMKEALKDPKYSKLELVDTVYGNDESEKSYNEALALVDKHADLKLIMAPTTVGIAAAAKAMQDEKLCDKVKVSGLGLPDEMKAYTQNGCAPQFALWSFTDLGYLTFYAAYGVATDQIKAEEGAKFKAGRMGDYTVEKDPTRDNGLRILMGPFTKYDKDNVG
- a CDS encoding sugar ABC transporter ATP-binding protein, giving the protein MVGISKRFDATQALGGVSLTLYPGEVQALVGENGAGKSTLIKIMTGIHPADEGTILVNGEQVTLRSSAEAQRHGIAAIYQEPTIYPDLNVAENIFMGHRDRGVLVRWGRMYREAETILARLDVHLDVRSLASGLSVAAQQAVEIAKAMSLDVRVLIMDEPTAALSAHEVTQLFRQVRHLTAGGVAVLFISHRLDEVFEIADRVTVLRDGRRISSRPRDKVTPQRAIQDMVGREMSEFFARTEHPRGGLAIRVSGIGRTGAFGDVSFEVHKGEVLGLAGLVGAGRTDVALALFGIAPAESGSVELDGRPVVIRSPREALRHGIAYLSEDRRHLGLSLPQSVTANITLATLDRYVTRLRLVDSSAEHAVADRFRRRLSIRTPSLETPVERLSGGNQQKTMLAKWLNAEPTVLILDEPTRGIDVGAKAEVHHIIDELARSGMAIILISSDLPEVLAMSDRILVMREGRQVGMFGRSEATEEGIITAAMGAA
- a CDS encoding DeoR/GlpR family DNA-binding transcription regulator yields the protein MEQRIRETGTVRIDRLATEFGVSEMTIRRDLDELEALGVARRIRGGAVAMGPEPFAERHRHNARAKARIAGKLLDLVPTRGTIAFDASSTVYRLAAALDGAQDLVVVTNGLDTFQTLVGKPGVVATLTGGSVEPRTGSLVGPVAIRGAGDFLFDVFVCSAAAVDPAVGSSEPSLEEAQVKRALSAAASRVVLAVDHSKLGARAQARMFALDEISLLVTDLEPDDARLNPYRASVEVR